One region of Brassica napus cultivar Da-Ae chromosome A10, Da-Ae, whole genome shotgun sequence genomic DNA includes:
- the LOC106419303 gene encoding F-box protein At5g06550-like, which yields MPNSLLASRNRRRRSKSKSKRQKLIENQREPQCQETALTEEEEEEDEGNGFKLKTSAKHGVQPLGNLYFVNKGAVNVRNTGLGNLHVLTDELVLEILALLDATHLGVLSTVTKSFYVFANHEPLWRNLVLEELKGDFLFAGSWKATYVAASHPKFQSSGESVLKIRDFYSDYLFQSWLCANLEMKREWLERDNITRVRGLSVEDFITNFEEPNKPVLLEGCLDDWGAVKKWSKEYLSDVAGDVEFAVGPVEMKLENYFKYSDGVTEERPLYLFDPKFAEKVPVLDSEYEAPVYFRDDLFSVLGNERPDYRWIIIGPSGSGSSFHIDPNSTSAWNAVITGSKKWVLFPPDVVPPGVHPSPDGAEVACPVSIMEWFMNFYGDTRSWKKRPVECVCKAGEVMFVPNGWWHLVINLEESIAITQNYVSRRNLLNVLEFLKKPNAKELVSGTNDRENLHDKFKKAIEEAYPGTIQELEKKAEEKRIAEEQKVTFWDAATDSKSGAFKFSF from the exons ATGCCGAACTCGCTGCTAGCCTCTCGTAACAGGCGGCGTAGATCCAAATCCAAATCCAAAAGACAAAAGCTCATTGAGAATCAACGTGAGCCTCAATGTCAAGAGACGGCACtaacagaggaagaggaagaagaagatgaaggaaACGGGTTCAAGCTCAAAACTTCAGCCAAGCACGGAGTCCAACCTCTCGGTAACCTCTACTTCGTCAACAAGGGCGCCGTCAACGTGCGAAACACCGGTCTAGGCAACCTCCATGTCCTCACCGACGAGCTCGTTTTAGAAATCCTAGCTCTCCTCGACGCGACCCATCTCGGCGTTTTATCCACCGTCACCAAATCCTTCTACGTATTCGCCAACCACGAGCCTCTCTGGAGAAACCTCGTCTTGGAAGAGCTAAAAGGAGACTTTTTGTTCGCCGGATCGTGGAAAGCCACCTATGTAGCTGCTTCCCATCCCAAGTTTCAGAGCTCTGGTGAATCTGTTTTGAAGATCAGAGATTTCTACTCTGATTACCTCTTCCAGAGCTGGCTATGCGCGAATCTCGAGATGAAACGGGAGTGGCTTGAACGAGATAACATCACCCGCGTGAGAGGCCTTTCCGTTGAAGACTTCATCACTAACTTCGAGGAACCGAATAAGCCTGTTTTATTGGAAGGGTGTTTGGATGACTGGGGTGCGGTTAAGAAATGGAGTAAAGAGTATCTGAGTGACGTGGCTGGTGACGTGGAGTTCGCTGTTGGTCCGGTTGAGATGAAGCTCGAGAACTACTTTAAGTACTCCGACGGAGTTACCGAGGAGAGGCCGTTGTACTTGTTTGATCCCAAGTTTGCTGAGAAAGTCCCCGTTTTGGATTCGGAGTATGAGGCTCCTGTTTATTTTAGAGACGACTTGTTTAGTGTTTTGGGAAACGAGCGGCCTGATTATAGATGGATTATCATCGGACCGTCCGGGTCTGGTTCTTCTTTCCACATTGATCCTAACTCGACCTCTGCTTGGAACGCGGTGATCACGGGTTCGAAGAAGTGGGTTTTGTTCCCGCCGGATGTGGTTCCTCCGGGTGTGCATCCGAGTCCTGATGGAGCGGAGGTGGCGTGTCCTGTTTCGATAATGGAGTGGTTTATGAACTTTTATGGTGATactaggagttggaagaagaggCCTGTTGAGTGTGTGTGCAAAGCTGGGGAGGTGATGTTTGTTCCTAATGGATGGTGGCATCTGGTGATTAATTTGGAGGAATCTATTGCTATTACTCAGAACTATGTTAGCAG GAGGAATCTATTGAATGTGTTGGAGTTTCTGAAGAAACCAAACGCTAAAGAGCTAGTCTCAGGAACAAACGACAGAGAGAACTTGCATGACAAGTTCAAGAAGGCCATCGAAGAAGCCTACCCAGGAACCATCCAAGAGCTAGAGAAGAAAGCAGAAGAAAAGAGAATAGCAGAAGAACAAAAAGTCACTTTCTGGGACGCTGCAACAGATTCCAAATCTGGTGCCTTCAAGTTTTCTTTCTAA
- the LOC106419300 gene encoding pentatricopeptide repeat-containing protein At5g06540-like produces MSSSTVLNTLRSKHPKLALLQTCSSFTDLKIIHGFLIRTHLISDVFVASRLLSLSSNSTEYAHRIFSQIQSPNLFVFNLLIRTFSTSPEASKAYNFYTQMLRLCIPPDNITFPFLIKASAEMECVRTGEQIHSHVVRFGFQNDVYVENSLVHMYATCGLIASAGRVFGAMSFRNVVSWTSMVDGYCKCGLVDDAREMFDEMPHRNLVTWSIMINGYAKSNRFEEAVELFEVMKREGVVANETVMVSVVSSCAHLGALGVGVRAHEYVVENGMGVNLVLGTALVEMYWRCGEMEKAVSVFQELDEKDSLSWSSIIKGLAVHGHGHKAVGYFSEMVRLGFVPRDVTFTAVLSACSHGGLVEKGFEIYEMMKRVYGIEPRLEHYGCIVDMLGRAGELAEAERFIEKMPVKPNAPILGALLGACKIYKNAEVAERVGNMLLEVKPEHSGYYVLLSNIYACAGKWEKIERLREMMKEKLVRKPPAWSLIEIDGKINKFSMGDDHPEMGKIRRKWEEILRKIRLVGYKGNTEDAFFDVDEEEKESAIHMHSEKLAIAYGMMKTKPGTVIRIVKNLRVCEDCHTVTKHISEVYGREFIVRDRNRFHHFRNGLCSCRDYW; encoded by the coding sequence ATGAGTAGCAGCACTGTGCTCAACACTCTTCGTTCGAAACACCCGAAGCTAGCTTTACTCCAAACCTGCTCCTCCTTCACCGACCTCAAGATCATCCATGGCTTCCTCATACGAACCCACCTCATCTCCGACGTCTTCGTCGCCAGccgtctcctctctctctcctccaacTCCACTGAATACGCACACAGAATCTTCTCCCAGATCCAAAGTCCGAACCTTTTCGTCTTCAACCTCCTCATCCGCACCTTCTCCACAAGCCCAGAAGCTAGCAAAGCTTACAACTTCTACACCCAGATGCTGAGACTCTGCATCCCCCCGGATAACATCACGTTCCCGTTTCTAATCAAAGCCTCCGCTGAGATGGAGTGCGTGAGAACAGGAGAGCAGATTCATTCGCACGTCGTTAGATTCGGGTTCCAAAACGATGTTTATGTGGAGAACTCGCTTGTTCACATGTACGCCACTTGCGGGTTGATAGCATCTGCTGGGAGAGTCTTCGGAGCGATGTCGTTTCGAAATGTGGTTTCTTGGACTTCGATGGTGGATGGGTATTGCAAATGCGGGTTGGTTGATGACGCGCGAGAGATGTTCGACGAAATGCCTCACAGAAATTTAGTGACGTGGAGTATCATGATTAATGGGTATGCGAAGAGTAACCGTTTCGAGGAAGCGGTTGAGTTGTTCGAAGTGATGAAACGTGAAGGCGTTGTCGCGAACGAGACGGTTATGGTGAGTGTTGTTTCCTCTTGTGCTCATTTGGGAGCGCTTGGGGTTGGAGTAAGGGCGCATGAGTACGTGGTTGAGAATGGCATGGGTGTGAATCTTGTTCTAGGGACGGCTCTTGTGGAGATGTACTGGAGGTGCGGGGAGATGGAGAAGGCGGTTAGTGTGTTTCAGGAGTTGGATGAGAAGGATAGCTTGAGCTGGAGTTCGATTATCAAAGGCCTTGCGGTGCACGGACATGGTCACAAGGCGGTTGGTTACTTCTCTGAAATGGTTAGGTTAGGTTTTGTGCCTAGAGATGTTACGTTCACTGCTGTTCTTTCTGCTTGTAGTCACGGTGGGTTAGTTGAGAAAGGTTTTGAAATATATGAGATGATGAAAAGAGTATATGGGATTGAGCCTAGATTAGAGCATTATGGTTGTATTGTTGACATGCTTGGCCGTGCTGGAGAGCTAGCAGAAGCTGAGAGGTTTATCGAAAAAATGCCGGTGAAGCCGAATGCTCCTATATTAGGAGCTTTGCTTGGAGCGTGTAAGATTTATAAGAACGCTGAGGTGGCGGAAAGAGTAGGAAACATGTTGTTAGAGGTGAAACCAGAGCACAGTGGTTACTATGTCCTGCTCTCGAATATCTACGCGTGTGCAGGGAAATGGGAGAAGATCGAGAGGTTGAGGGAGATGATGAAGGAGAAGCTTGTTAGGAAACCGCCAGCGTGGAGTTTGATAGAGATTGATGGGAAGATAAACAAGTTCTCCATGGGAGATGATCATCCTGAAATGGGTAAGATCAGAAGGAAGTGGGAAGAGATTTTGAGGAAGATAAGATTGGTAGGGTATAAGGGGAACACAGAGGATGCGTTTTTCGATGTGGACGAGGAAGAGAAGGAGAGTGCAATTCATATGCATAGCGAGAAGCTTGCGATTGCGTATGGTATGATGAAGACAAAGCCTGGTACAGTTATTAGGATAGTGAAGAACTTGAGGGTGTGTGAGGATTGCCATACGGTAACAAAGCATATCTCTGAGGTTTATGGTAGAGAGTTTATTGTAAGAGATCGGAACAGGTTTCATCATTTTAGAAATGGATTGTGTTCATGCAGAGATTATTGGTGA